Proteins encoded in a region of the Bacillus sp. T3 genome:
- a CDS encoding nitroreductase family protein, whose amino-acid sequence MDFIELAKARRSATNFQKDVKITEKELREIFEVVKSHPSSYNLQTTHYYVVTSEEKKAQVKEASYGQHKTLSASATIIVCGDKEGYKEAPRLYEGMKVLGIIDKYEYERTIELINNLFANNPRFVEEDNVRNACLSAMLFMLSAKDKGWDTCPMHVQNVDIIKEIYGIPDHHQPILMIPIGKMTTHNIRPRGYRKPVGEFVHFSD is encoded by the coding sequence ATGGATTTTATTGAATTAGCAAAAGCTAGACGTTCGGCCACAAACTTCCAAAAAGATGTAAAAATAACAGAAAAGGAATTAAGAGAAATATTTGAGGTGGTTAAGAGCCATCCTTCTAGTTATAATCTTCAAACAACACATTATTATGTCGTCACATCTGAAGAAAAGAAAGCACAAGTTAAAGAAGCATCATATGGACAGCACAAAACCCTCAGTGCATCTGCCACTATTATCGTATGTGGAGATAAGGAAGGTTATAAAGAAGCTCCCCGCTTATACGAAGGAATGAAAGTGTTGGGAATTATAGATAAATATGAATATGAACGAACTATTGAGTTAATTAATAACCTTTTTGCAAATAATCCGAGATTTGTAGAAGAAGATAATGTTCGAAACGCTTGTTTATCCGCCATGCTCTTCATGTTATCAGCAAAGGATAAAGGCTGGGATACATGTCCAATGCATGTTCAAAATGTCGATATAATCAAAGAAATCTATGGGATTCCTGATCACCATCAGCCAATTTTAATGATTCCAATCGGGAAAATGACCACACATAATATTCGTCCTCGGGGTTATCGAAAGCCTGTTGGCGAATTTGTGCATTTTAGTGATTAA
- a CDS encoding YfmQ family protein, with product MTWGVILSIVLLSLIKLLMTCLPTGTVEWILSYFETHSKLNDENVTVTIDRKPLDGKNKAQFIHFFNQAIFIEKYYIWPGTEQRYLNPEKGGNPIIINTKRGKKEIQLFVFLYEDRVDVVKQYKKKVVAYSLHSDSLQETQILAI from the coding sequence ATGACATGGGGAGTAATATTGTCGATTGTTCTTCTAAGTCTTATTAAATTACTAATGACCTGTCTTCCAACGGGTACGGTTGAATGGATTTTAAGTTATTTTGAAACTCATTCTAAGCTTAACGACGAGAATGTTACCGTAACGATTGACCGGAAGCCATTAGACGGGAAGAATAAAGCTCAATTTATTCATTTTTTCAACCAAGCTATTTTTATCGAAAAATATTACATCTGGCCTGGTACAGAGCAAAGATATTTAAATCCTGAGAAGGGCGGGAACCCAATCATCATTAATACAAAAAGAGGCAAGAAAGAAATTCAGCTTTTTGTGTTCCTTTACGAGGATCGTGTAGATGTAGTTAAACAGTACAAGAAGAAAGTAGTAGCGTATAGCCTGCATTCAGATAGCTTACAGGAAACTCAAATACTTGCAATATAG